From the genome of Periplaneta americana isolate PAMFEO1 chromosome 15, P.americana_PAMFEO1_priV1, whole genome shotgun sequence, one region includes:
- the LOC138715440 gene encoding uncharacterized protein, with amino-acid sequence MPQTIPAPMSTPASKITASTAYAGMNKDACQQGNSMIGEQLRGYQQPSLLFNVVPTAEDTDMNTSKMEQFPSASATPPSKLGPGVAKRKLFSSPHFSSSPRSNKLKMAALKAKVKRLEKKLQCL; translated from the exons atgcctcaaacaattcctgctcctatgagtactccagcttcaaagattactgcttcgacggcatatgccgggatgaataaagatgcatgccaacaag GGAACAGTATGATTGGTGAACAGCTGAGGGGCTATCAGCAACCATCGCTCCTATTCAATGTGGTTCCCACAGCTGAAG atactgacatgaatacatccaagatggaacagtttccttcagcttcagctacacctccttccaaacttg gtcctggtgttgcaaaacgaaaacttttctcgagtcctcacttctcatcttcacccaggagcaacaaactaaaaatggcagctctgaaagcaaaggtgaagagactggagaaaaaattgcagtgtctttaa